The genomic region ATCATCAGTCCTCTTCGTCATCGTCCCCACGTTATTTCTACTGCCGCCGCCACCGGTGCGGCCGCCGTTGCCGGCTTTCCTTCACATATCATCTATCTCTTTCTTCGCCATTTTCTTCCTCACATCATCTGTGGGACATCAGTGTGTATAATCAGCTGAACGACAGAGAGGAGATAGAGGGTTTTGGGTGAGAGATGGGTGGGTGCAGGTATGTACAAGTAAGAAAAGGGGGGTTAAGGCTTGCTTGTCGAACAGGTAGAGAGCACCAGCTCTTGGTCGGAACTCCGGCTCCGACGACCGGAGGGTTCTGATCAGATGAGGGAGAAAGGGTGTGCGGCTGATGAAGGATTTTAGGTTTTTATCTTTTGAGGCCAAGGATTTTATTAAatgatgggggggggggttctatgAATATTGAATATTAATAAGGGTATATAAAGGAAttaataatttatttactttaattttttaattaagaaaatgtttaatgaaatgtacTTGGACAAATATACccctgcacaaaaagacaaaaaaggcatgctgaaacagtaaaaaatgagtgtttttgagatttggactaaaatggcaaaactgcccaaaccacagggaccaaaatgacagtttactcctGATACTTTGATTGTGtcttaaaagttatataaaaatatatatttaaatcaattaaactaataaaacaatataataataaaaacctaaaaaaaatattaaaaaaaaaaatcaaaaacactgTTCATGGCCTCTTTCAATTATTATGTATAACTAGTGTTTAACCCCCGCGTTGCGGGCGGGGGGCGTAAAACTGTTGTAAGTAGTAAGTAAACGACGACAAAAACATTTAAAACAAAAATGTGAATTTATACACCATTTAATCGAATAACCTTTTTCAAGTTATCCATCTGCAAATGTTTGTGAAGCTTGCTAACTTTAAGTGATCTCCATGTTCTtatattttgtgcatttttcaTCAATTGTAAAATTTCAAGCCAAAAAGAAAATAAGAAATTTGCAGTGTGTTTGTATATACTAAAACAAAATTGTACAATTGATTTGTGGAATAACTTGAAAATAACCATAAAGATAAAGTATATAAAGTAAGTGGTGAAAAAAAGATATTACATCGGGCACATGCAGTAGATCTTTAAAACAATGGCTTAGTGGCACCTTCGTTATGGGTGAGAACTCATTTCATAATTGCCAAAAATTCGCCCTAACCTTTACTCAGACCAGTTGTGGTTATAGCCATTAGTTGCTGATACAACATTGTCTAAATACCGACAACCTCGCGAGATGACGATTCCGATAGGTGTCCTTACGCATCACATTGAGATGTCTAGTAATAACATTTCTAATGTGTATCTAATAGCTTAAGTATACGTTGATACTCGCGTTGCTTGCCTAACCTTAATCACACAGGTAATTGACTATCATGAGCATAAccatgtctttttttttttttttttttttttttgagggtaAAACATCATGGTCATTATACTACGTACAATTTTCTCAAAATCTAATTCTTTTCTAACATTATAACATAACTTTTATTAACGTCCAACAAAAAACACCATTTATTACCAAGGGAAAAAAAATCCAAGGATCAGCTAACATAATATTAGCCCAGCCTTACAACATAAATACACAAGCATAAGAGCAAAAACAAATCATCATAGACCCATACAAGATAACTCAGCGCGTTGCAGCGGGAGGTTGATTATTCATGACTCTTGTATCAGTGAATCAAAACACGAAAATTCTTAAGTTTTTGCAAAACATTCTTTTGGCTTTACCTAAACTCTAGCCTAAAACACCACACTATTTCAATCGGAATTCCAATGATATGATAAATTAACAAAGAAGATAAGAATCAGGCAATTGAAACCATAAACATGTGGTTAGATCTAATCATTTATGTGATACAAAATCATTTAAACAAAAATCACAATCCGTACAATTGAAACAACATTCAAATTATTTCAACCAAAATTCCATCGATACGATAGAATAACATATAGGTATTCGAATCAATACACATGCGGCGAGATCTAAACAATTATGCAACAGAAATCATTGAAACAAAGTTCACAATTCACATTCCATGGAAACAAAATTCAAATTTGAAAATTACAGATCGAGCACAAAATAATTAATTGGAAGACTTTTACGTTTTTTACTGTCAAAACCTTATCTTCACTTTAAAAAACCGCATCCTTAGGTAAAACCACCAATCTGGCTGCCTTCTATCCACCATTTCATAAAAACCATTTAAAAATCCTAAATCACAATCTGATATAGCCCCCCCTCTCACCACCGCAACCTTTCACCACCGGTGTCAAACCGCTATTATATCATGTACTACAACCGTCGCCTAGTCAAACCTAGAGAATTAATTACTTTAAAACCTCCCATGTCGATTGAAGCCATCACCACTACATTCGTCGCATATTATAACCCACATAAAGGAGTCGGCCCAGGCAAGGGCGGAACCACAGGGGGGTCAGGAGGGTCCATTGACCCTCCGGCCAGCCGAATCCTTATGTAACCTGTATATGCAACGAAGAAACTTTTTTGTAGTTTTGACGCTTTGACCCTTCATGTATCTTGCGGAGAAGTTAAAGTGAAGATTAAAATGGTGAAAATAACACCTTCGGAGATCTCCGGCAACCAGCGCTAGCTGTATAAATTTTACAGTAAAGAGAACTAACATGAAGAAGATAAAGAAGGTATGACTTTTAGGTTAATAGCCAAACCACTAAAccaatatattattaatattttgaCTGGTAACTTGTGATAGTGACCCATGTCTGTTCTCATTCAGAATAAAAACTCTTTTTTATGTTTATTGGTTTAAAAATAAGCATACGAATTTtagttttctttttattatttgattacatattatatattatgtaCTTTTGTTAAGTTCTCATTTAGTTTTCTATAGCATTTTACTTTATATAATTTTCATCACAGATTTTTTGTATGGTAGATAACAGAATATATAAGTAGATAATATTCTTTTTCTATGATAAAGGGATACTTTATAAAGTCAATTAGGTAAAAAAGAAAACTCTTATAAATTTTTTTATTGCCTATATAAAGAGAAAAACTGAAAAACCCTCACACCAAAAATAACGGGTATAAAATGTGTTAAATTATATTAACAGAAACAATACATAAGTTCAATAATTAATAACTTGAATTATTGATATCCTTAGCGAATGTAAAAAAAAACTATGATGCGGACACGAAAACATCTCAAATGGCTAAAGAAACAATAGATTAATTCATAGGGTTGTTGGTTAGATGTTTCTGCGTGAAATTCTATTACGACCCCCAGTTGAAAagttctggttccgccactggACCCAAGCATctatgaaaacaaaagaaagGCCGACTCAggcggttgtggtggtggttctCAAGTCCGCCAAACTTTTAATGTGGAGGATGGTAGCCGGCAGTATACCTTTTCTCGCCGGAAACTCATATCCGACGATTATAGTGGTGATTCTCACTTCTCAGTCCCCGGTGTAATGAACTTTGTGTCGGTTAAAGGGCAGACATTTTCTGTGAAGTTTTGGAATTCAATAATCGTCAAGATTCAAGTATAAAAACGTACAAAGTGATTGAACGGAAAGGAATGAAGAGAAATGCTTACTTGAATATGGCGGTGGTGAAGATCGTAGGAGGACAGAGTAATTAGATTTGCAGACGGTGGGCGATGAATTAAGAAAAAGCTTGGAAGGATAAAAGTTTGGTTTAAACGATGGAGAAACGGCACGTCGGTTAACTAAGAGTGAACCGATTTCGTTAATCGACGGAATCGGTGTACGTTTATTGATAAAATCAGTGCAACGGTTAGATCATGCATGTGCGTGGGGCGGTGTTGTTTTTTTTAGTAataaggctacacggtatgggggtcggccccggcccgtcgcgggtcggcgacggtccaaacaccgtgccgccccctaCCGTCCCCGTCCTCTCCGTCCCTATCTAGCCGTTTGCGACGATGCAAAAAGAGTGGGGCCCAGCTATTTTTttgaccgttaaaaaaaaaaacaaaataaccaTAATTTGAAAAATGCCAAACGGTcactttttaaaaatatataaatataacttcCATTTTCAATATCAAACACCAAATTAACCTCAAAAATTCACCTCTTTCTCATATAATTTTTATACTCCTTCCACTATTCTCTCAACCTTCTTCCACATAATTTTCATGGATCCGTTCAACAACCCGGAGAACCCGAACACTTCGAACAACCCGAATACTCCCAACAAACCGACCCAACCAAATGTTTTTTTGGTTCCGGGATATTATCCAACGCTAGAACCGAACGAATTCTCCCAATATTCATCGAACGCGTTTGGTTCATTCTAACACTCGCCAAACTAATTCACTCAAATCTCCCAAAATCAAGCCCTTCAACAAATGATGATGCGCGGTGCTTGGAACTTCCCACCCGTTCAAGTTTTAAAGTTTATTTTTTGTTTAGGTTTAttagtttttaagtttatttttttattaggtTTAACAGTTttaaagttttttatttttttttcttaacagtaagtttttttttttaattttgtttgttttaaagtttgttttgtttttttaattttgtttgtttgtttttttataggtAATAACCAACCGGGTGAGGGGTTTTGGTCCAAGGTATTGGCCAAGTTTCTCGCCATGATGGATCAAGGCCCGTATAGAGATCTCGACTCGGTTTCCTCGAAGTGGCGAAAATTGAGCTCGGCCATTAATCGGTTTTGCGAGGAGTATAACAAATTATATACAAGTGACCGTCGTAGCGGGTGGAACGACGAGGATGTGTTCGAAATGGCATTGGAAAAGTATAAGCAAAATCATGGTTCCAACTTTCCTCACGTTCGCGCGTGGATGGTTGTAAAAGACGACCCAAAATGGGCGCCTATTCCTAACGAGGTGGCGATggcgaaacgccaaaaaacatcgGAAACGGGTAGTTTAAGCGCAGGTGGATCGGACGCGAGGTgtcacataaacttaaatgatGACGCCGACTATGACGAAGACGAGTATAACGTACGTGAACCCGAGCGTCCACCGGGCCGAGACAAAACAAAGAAGGAGCGGGCCaagggaaaagaaaaggaaaaggtggaCCCGAACATGGTTGAGTTTATGGAACACCTAAAAATGTACAACGACGTCACGGCCCAAAAGACGAAGGCGAAGGAGCGGGGCATCGAAGAAAAAAGTCGTGCATAGGAAGAAAAGTTAAAAGAGAAGGTCCGATTGTCGAATGAGAAAATCTGAATTTCCGATGAAAAAATTCGGCTCAAGGAATGGGAAATAATGACGATGAATGTCGAGGACGAACCCGAGCcgaaacgttcgatgttgaaaaaattacaacacgacatcatgaaaaaacatcaaattatttaactttatgtttatttttattaagtctttgttttttttttaagtttatgttttttttatatttatgtaatgtgggtttaatattaatgaaaatattttattagtatatttgttaaatgttaaaaaaaatagctactaaaaaaataaaaaaaacataaaaagtggtggaggactatgactaggatcaTCCTACCATGCcttctagttttggaggatggaccATCTTAGAGAGGAAtgtgacgtggcgcctacgtggcggaccatcctccaaggatggtccatcaccataccatgtagtctAATAGGTACTACAACAGTAATATtagattatattatattattagttGTAATTAATTAATTACGAGCGTTTGCAATTCCATACATATTTAATCGGCGTTGTATGAGTTCAAACGGTGGGAATCCcgcggttgaaccattttttttTTTCCGGTTGTTAAAATCTAATAGATGCCTTTAAATGAAACGATGTTATCGGCGCATCACATCACGTTGATTCAGAAATGTTGAAAAGGTTATTTAATAATTTTGAAAAGgttattcaattttttttttttttgaaaggcagaCTTCAATAACTGAACCCGAACCCGAAATCCGGGACGGAAAACAACAACATTCAATTTTTTGTAGAACAGAAATTTTGAAAAGGTTATCCATTTTCTTTGAAAAGTTTATTCATTTATTTTTAGAAATATGAAAaggttatttaattatttttagatTAAAAGTGTTAACTAATTTAAATGTATTATTTAACGGGGTGTGTATATTGAGACATGCTGGTTTGGGAGGTAATATTTAAGGGGTGTGTATATTGAGATATGTTGGTTTGGGTTATGTGTTTATTAAGGCAAAAGTATTAGTTAAGGGTGTGATGTAAAAAGACACGACTTTTGAGTTATCCTAAGTAATGTATTATTCAAGGGGTGTGCATATTGGGACATGTTGGTTTGGGTTATCTGTTTATTAAGGCAAGGGTATTAGTAAAGGGTGTGATGTAAAGAGACACAACTTTTCACTTACCCTAAAGTACTCCAAGTTACTTTTTGTAGGGTTAGTAGAgtatgccccgcccgcgttgcggggcgttAAACCGAATATTTCTCACTTACATATACGCATTTACTTCGGTTAGTTATACATGTTACTTATAACACGATATCAAAAAAGATACATCAAATTAACCAAGTAAAGAAAAAACTAtcatagttatgataaaaaataactaaaacgatggcaagcgtgtaatttagagttgggggcaaaacgataatttgtcagaaccaatAGCGAGTGCTAGGCAGCTGTTTGGCACAAATAAAAACTAAATTAAGTGAACCAAGTCAAATAAAAGACTATAATAGTTttgcccaaaaaaaaaaaaaaaacgctgaGAAGATTGCAATTTTTAGCTGGGGTAAAGTCGTAATTTTAAACTtgaggtaaaataatattttgaactgagggcaaaatcataattttttttttactatggGCAAAGGGGCAAAcaaaatttttattttgaactgggggcgaaatTGTAGTTTTAAAATGGGAACCAAATTATAGgcaaaagtatatatatttttttaaccagggcaaaattgtattttttaacagagggcaaaatcgtagaTCTAAGCTGGGGGCAAAGCATAAATTCAATTTCGAACCGGAGGCAATATCGTAATTTTTAACAGGGGATAAAATAGTAATTTAACAGGACTTATAAACAactattttatgaaaaaaaaaagagattatTAAAGTCAGCCGTCACTTTTGTCCAATAATTTTCTTTTTCCCATAGTTTTCTTTTACGATTCCCGCCTACTTTTGTAACTTAAGTTTGTATGTAtttaaaagagttaattacatagttagtccctatggtttgcacaaaataacatacttaggtactaatagtttaaaatcaccttctagggtattaacttttcattttgtaatgtttggaggtattaacttcttgggtattaacatagttagttcctgtggtttatacaaaataacatacttaggtactaatataatgtgattttaaacctacatataacgttaatacctccaaacgttacaaaatgaaaagttaataccttagaatgtgattttaaactattagtacctaagtatgttactttgtgcaaaccatagggactaactatgtaattaactcgtGTTTAAAATTTAGATGTACACGTGTAACAATGCATTGTAAAAATGGTTTTGGACCTTTTGAATTCATAGGACCCACGCACCATTCTGTACCTTATTTGGTACAACGCCTTATTTGTTACACCGTTTCATCACACAAACCACAATTATTTTGTACATCACTTGCTTTATCACACCCCATATGTTTTTTCAATAAATTTTCTAACTGACGCAATGCTTAAACAAAGGTTATAACTCAAAATggatatatataatttaaatatagTTTGAAGGGGTGTCACTTATTTTTAAGGGGTGTGATAAAGTTAAAAATAGTTTAAAGGATTGTGACTTTTTAAAGGGTACGATGTATTTAAAAGTTGTGATTTTTTTGTGATGGGTGTGATATATAAAAGTAGTGTGGTAACCCTTCTTCCAAACCATTGTGTCTTAATTTACTTTTTGTAtgtatatttaatattaataataattaagcAAAGAGATATATATGTGTTGTTTTTTTAAAGTCGCAACTTCTCATTTTATAGAGGCAACCCTAGTTGTTTTTTGTAGGGTTATGTGTGGTTTTTTAAAAGTTGCAACTTTTGATTCTAGAGACGCAACTCAAGTTACTTTTTGTAGGGTTATATATGCAAAGGGGTATGTATGTGTGGTTTTTTAAAAGTCGCAACTTTTCATTTTAGAGAGGCAACCCAAGTTGTTTTTTTTGTAAGGTTATGTGTGGTTTTTTAAAAGTCGCAACTTTTCAGTCTATAGACGCAACCCAAGTTACTTTTTGTAGGGTTATATAATAACACAACGGTTTGTAATTTTGTTCAAAAAGTGaccacgattcgtaaaacaacaaTCTTTGATGCTTATAACAACCACCTTTGACGACTTTTATGAGATTCGTAGAGCATCTAACCTACCAGAAACCAGAGTTGCTCGCGCTGGAGTAAACGAAGCGATAGGGTCGGAGCTTACCACACGATCGGCACCTACGCGTTTGCCGATCTACGCCAAAATGGGACATGCACGACAAATCTGACTCGCCGGAGTTCTGCTGGTACCCTAGGCGCTACTGGTAAGGTCGCCACCATCACCATTAACATCTGGTATATCAACCACACTCATCGCCGCTGGAAAAGGGGGGCAGAAGACAGAGACGGTGACCGAAACACGGTGGGCGGCCTACCGTAGGCCATGGCCGGATCCCCTTCCGTTCGCTCCCTCTCTCTCTTTATCGCTTTGATTCTCTCTTTTACTTCTTCTCTAGTTCTGCGTAGACGATTCTCTAGtcccctctctctctctgagAGGTTAGGACAAAAAGAAATTGTGACATTGTTGTAAATAAGCTTCAAAATTTGGTCAATTATTGTAGTGTAGCTAAGATCTACGGCAATTGTTATATAGGATAATTATTCATTTTAAATGTTAAAACACTATTGCAGGTTATATAAGAGACTTGAAGGATTTACAatgaacattttttttttgaaattactCAATAAAACGATTTTTCTATTTTAAACTATACGATTTTAATAATtagttttgtaattttttttaatgctTTCTTagatttagttagttttttttacttttagaaAGTGTAACCTTTTGTAGTTATTATTTTGAATGTGACCTTTTTaattagcttttttttttttattcagaAACTATAAACTatttttttcttagttttttttaatattaatgtctTGCTATAAAATTATCTTAAAACCACTTCAATATTAACTGGTACTGGTATTAACTTTTTGTATAGCGAGTGCGGTATGGCAATAAACTGAATTGAAACCGATCGAATTCCTGCACACGTGGCATAGGATaatgatgtgctaaaagtggttcaattaaattaactaaattaaaccctaaactagactctctaagctttaaatttataaaactaagactctctaaaccctaaaccacacgaccggcaagtgtaccgagcgatgcagtatagcctaaggaagtccgagtatcgaacccaagagactctactaaattacgctaatgactctatctagacttagactaATACGGActttaactaattgtttatttgatttagggggggggggttcctaAGTATcctaaaaattataataaaatattaaactagaaaaaatcaaagaaaagacTAAACACGAATGTGGACGAAGACTTTGACCAAAggcgatgaagactacctaggctagatgCAAGTTTaactcagaatggatttctattcgataattttgtggtatggaaccggtatctttaaatgctaaacctattaagataccaactaagcccctcaatCTCTCTCAAGGTGATTCTTGTGACACTATCTAGGTTGTTACGCTTACCGGTTTACTAGATTTCCTCacagtcctctagtttcttgaaagtgcctaaaTAAGACAATCTACCTCACAGcgcgaaagtctaaggcaactatggattttaatcttggtttaatagacaagaGAATGTTTAAGGACTAGACCAATTCTTAGACCTAGCTATAAACCAAACCAagacctattaataacctcgagcctcACAGCGACAAGATTaacagaacacttgattttattaaattaccgaatattacttctaTGGTTACTTACtagattttcaccctaaaggattaatgatctattatgtgatatagacactcacctaaatcaagaatcctagcacaaccctattatattatgtgataaagaccgtcaccaaggatcATACGAAGCAATAAACAGCAGTAAAACAAATATCAAGCATGCACCAAGTTAAAATTCCATagcttttacaatacaagaaaatcCATAAACCACGCCAAGaaccgaataaaaatccaaactttatttaaaCTATTGTCATGCCTAGGTAGTTAAAGGTTTTTAGCCAGAAAACATTATCAAGAACAGAATCAACATCAAAGTATAATCTGAATTCATCGTGCAAATAAGTTTAAACGAACGAAAACGAAAGATAAAGGATGGTTaaacccgaatcttcactccTGAATGCTTCCGAAGTATACCCGAATGATTCCAAGCGTCCAAGATGCTCCAAACCCTTCAACAGCCTTCAACGGTGCTCCAACAAACTCAAATTCGTAGATATTCGCGGCTGTTGATGAAGATGACGAATATATAACCATTCAACCCTATAGCCGTTGCTGATTTCAAGTCGGTGCACGTATTCACCTCTCTCGCAGCCCGCG from Helianthus annuus cultivar XRQ/B chromosome 10, HanXRQr2.0-SUNRISE, whole genome shotgun sequence harbors:
- the LOC110880482 gene encoding glutathione S-transferase T3-like, whose product is MAVVKIVGGQSNNQPGEGFWSKVLAKFLAMMDQGPYRDLDSVSSKWRKLSSAINRFCEEYNKLYTSDRRSGWNDEDVFEMALEKYKQNHGSNFPHVRAWMVVKDDPKWAPIPNEVAMAKRQKTSETGSLSAGGSDARCHINLNDDADYDEDEYNVREPERPPGRDKTKKERAKGKEKEKVDPNMVEFMEHLKMYNDVTAQKTKAKERGIEEKSRA